From the genome of Uranotaenia lowii strain MFRU-FL chromosome 1, ASM2978415v1, whole genome shotgun sequence, one region includes:
- the LOC129738212 gene encoding uncharacterized protein LOC129738212 codes for MFAGLNLGLDLDLNLDLNLDLYLDVDLDVDLNLNLNVDLNLDLDLNLNLDLNLHLDLDLHLDLDLDLDLDLNLDLNLDLNLDLYLDLDLDLKLNLDLDLDLDLDLDLDLNLDLNLDLNLDLNLDLNMNLDLDQDLDLNLGLDLDLDLDLYLDVDLDLKLNLNVDLNLDLDLNLNLDLNLHLDFDLHLDLDLDLDLDLDLDLNLDLNLDLHLDLDLDLDLKLNLDLDLDLDLDLDLDLDLNLDLDLNLDLNLDLNLDLNLDLNLDQNLDLNLDLNMNRDLDQDLDLNLGLDLDLDLDLYQDLDLDLNLDLDLDLNLDLNLYLDLDLDLNLDLDFDLDLDPDLNLALDSKSGTGSESESGCGSGFGSEYGYG; via the coding sequence atgtttgctgggctgaATCTGGGTCTGGATCTGGATCtaaatctggatctgaatctCGATCTATATCTGGATGTAGATCTGGATgtggatctgaatctgaatctgaatgtgGATCTGAATCTGGATCTGGATTTGAATCTAAATCTGGATCTAAATCTGCATCTGGATCTCGATCTACATCTGGATCTAgatctggatctggatttgGATCTAAATCTGGATCTAAATCTGGATCTAAATCTGGATCTatatctggatctggatctggatttgaaattaaatctgGATCTAGATCTCGATCTCGATCtagatctggatctggatctgaaTCTGGATCTAAATCTGGATCTAAATCTGGATCTAAATCTAGATCTAAATATGAATCTGGATCTCGATCAGGATCTGGATCTGAATCTGggtctggatctggatctggatctcgATCTATATCTGGATGTAGATCTGGatctgaaactgaatctgaatgtGGATCTGAATCTGGATCTGGATTTGAATCTAAATCTGGATCTAAATCTGCATCTGGATTTCGATCTACATCTGGATCTAgatctggatctggatttgGATCTGGATTTGGATCTAAATCTGGATCTAAATCTGGATCTacatctggatctggatctggatctggatttgaaattaaatctgGATCTAGATCTCGATCTTGATCtagatctggatctggatctggatctgaaTCTGGATCTAGATCTCAATCTGGATCTAAATCTGGATCTAAATCTGGATCTAAATCTGGATCTAAATCTGGATCAAAATCTGGATCTAAATCTAGATCTAAATATGAATCGGGATCTCGATCAGGATCTGGATCTGAATCTGggtctggatctggatctggatctcgATCTATATCAAGATCTAGATCTGGATCTCAATCTGGATTTGGATTTGGATCTTAATCTGGACCTTAACCTGTATCTGGATCTCGATCTGGATCTAAATCTGGATCTGGATTTCGATCTAGATCTGGATCCGGATCTGAATTTGGCTCTGGATTCAAAATCTGGAActggatctgaatctgaatctggatgTGGATCTGGATTTGGATCTGAATATGGATATGGATAG
- the LOC129738213 gene encoding putative uncharacterized transmembrane protein DDB_G0290641 yields MSIWIWELDLDLDLNLDLNLDLDLDLHLDLNLDLDLDLNLDIDLDLNLDLDLDLDFDQDLNLDLDSGSGFGSGSESGDLTQDLNQDLTQDLDQDLNQDLIQDLDHYLDQDLDQDLDQDLDQDLDQDLDQYLDQDLDQDLDQDLNQDLGQGLDQDLDQDLDKDLD; encoded by the exons atgtcGATCTGGATATGGGAACTGGATCTGGATTTGGATCTAAATTTGGATCTaaatctggatctggatctcgATCTACATCTGGATCtgaatctggatctggatctggatctgaaTCTGGATATAGATCTAGATCTGAATCTGGATCTGGATTTGGATCTGGATTTTGATCAGGATCTGAATCTGGATCTGGATTCTGGATCTGGATTTGGATCAGGATCTGAATCAGGG GACCTGACTCAGGATCTGAATCAGGATCTGACTCAGGATCTAGATCAGGATCTGAATCAGGACCTGATTCAGGATCTGGATCACTATCTGGATCAGGATCTGGATCAGGATCTGGATCAGGATCTGGATCAGGATCTGGATCAGGATCTGGATCAGTATCTGGATCAGGATCTGGATCAGGATCTGGATCAGGATCTGAATCAAGATCTGGGTCAGGGTCTGGATCAGGATCTGGATCAGGATCTGGATAAGGATCTGGATTAG